A portion of the Stigmatella aurantiaca DW4/3-1 genome contains these proteins:
- a CDS encoding adenylate/guanylate cyclase domain-containing protein, producing MVSDTRRILKLRLRNHLARMVGLALLATAVAAMSWQMGWLWMPNMERQMYDSALTTFTRRPGLSGDIVVVAIDQSTLDGIRSNRTYARNFGNYPWTRSLWARVAEELTAGGARAVMFDAVMDEPDTDPSADQAFAEALRATGLPFYLGVSSHPSAAPLPRVEPVQPLPAPPDSTPNPPAVPSVPAAPTDEFEEVEEEKVQPPADPLDSARALAFPVKTGGRALPQLEYEPRPGLVQHPHLVPPIAALLSEVDGFGLVEVEPDPDGSMRRTRFAYTDGTNAYVTLPVALAADLFGAAALEFSGRKMRLGSRELTVNADGSAEIDFGGTLHERYHVIPLLSVLDAWALRQEGQPTGLSPDLFRGKVVVIGGTALGVGDTKTTPFGATVPGMSKQVAVLDNLLAGRFITQAPFWVSLLFSLGLALASTVLLMTLRWPALELAWLLALIPGVFLVLGLLLSLDRVHLLVALPAVAGLLASLGAVASNHLLANREAAFIRQAFSRYMEPKLIEQMIEENQLPRLDGEEREITAFFSDIRGFSTFSERFREDPRALVRVLNMYLTRVSSSLLQEGGCLDKYIGDAVVCLFGAPINHTDHAVRACRGALRAKAEVEALRNDFRQQGLPDVYTRIGLNSAKLFVGNFGSEQLFDYTAIGDGMNLAARLEGANKAYGTLIMIGPNTYARAKDAIEVRELDNVRVAGKTEAVTVYELLALKGELTATTRETVARYHEALTLYRQARFAEAAAVLEKRLAQAPEDGPTAVLLARCRNFEKSPPHPFDGVTNLDK from the coding sequence ATGGTGAGTGACACACGGAGGATCCTGAAGCTGCGCCTGCGCAATCACCTCGCGCGGATGGTGGGGCTGGCGCTGCTGGCCACGGCGGTGGCCGCGATGAGCTGGCAGATGGGATGGCTGTGGATGCCCAACATGGAGCGCCAGATGTACGACAGCGCGCTCACCACCTTCACCCGCAGACCGGGCCTGTCCGGCGACATCGTCGTGGTGGCCATCGATCAGTCGACCCTGGATGGGATCCGCTCCAACCGCACCTACGCGCGCAACTTCGGCAACTACCCGTGGACGCGCAGCCTCTGGGCCCGCGTGGCCGAGGAGCTCACGGCAGGCGGCGCTCGGGCCGTGATGTTCGATGCGGTGATGGATGAGCCCGACACGGACCCCAGCGCGGACCAGGCCTTCGCCGAGGCGCTTCGCGCCACGGGCCTGCCCTTCTACCTGGGCGTCTCCAGCCATCCAAGCGCCGCTCCGCTCCCGCGGGTGGAGCCCGTGCAGCCTCTTCCCGCCCCCCCTGATTCCACGCCCAACCCTCCGGCCGTCCCATCAGTCCCCGCGGCGCCCACCGATGAGTTCGAAGAGGTGGAGGAGGAGAAGGTCCAACCTCCCGCGGATCCGCTGGATTCGGCGCGAGCGCTGGCGTTCCCGGTGAAGACCGGAGGGCGGGCACTGCCCCAACTGGAGTATGAGCCCAGACCGGGTCTGGTGCAGCATCCCCACCTTGTCCCGCCCATCGCAGCGCTGCTGTCCGAGGTGGATGGCTTTGGACTGGTGGAGGTGGAGCCGGACCCGGACGGGAGCATGCGACGCACGCGCTTCGCCTACACGGATGGCACGAACGCGTACGTCACGCTCCCGGTGGCGCTGGCGGCGGACCTCTTCGGCGCGGCGGCGCTGGAGTTCTCCGGCCGGAAGATGCGCCTGGGTTCGCGCGAGCTGACGGTGAACGCGGATGGCAGCGCGGAGATCGACTTTGGCGGCACGCTGCACGAGCGCTACCACGTCATCCCCCTCCTCAGCGTGCTGGACGCCTGGGCGCTGCGGCAAGAGGGACAGCCCACGGGACTGTCTCCGGACCTGTTCCGCGGCAAGGTGGTGGTCATCGGTGGCACGGCGCTGGGGGTGGGAGACACGAAGACGACGCCATTCGGGGCCACGGTGCCGGGCATGAGCAAGCAGGTGGCGGTGCTGGACAACCTGCTCGCGGGCCGCTTCATCACCCAGGCCCCCTTCTGGGTGAGCCTCTTGTTCAGCCTGGGGCTCGCCTTGGCCTCGACGGTGCTGCTCATGACGCTGCGCTGGCCGGCGCTGGAGCTGGCATGGCTTCTGGCCCTGATACCGGGCGTCTTCCTGGTGCTGGGCCTCCTGCTGTCCTTGGACCGGGTCCACCTGTTGGTCGCGCTGCCCGCCGTGGCGGGCCTGCTGGCCAGCCTGGGGGCGGTGGCCTCCAACCACCTCCTCGCCAACCGCGAGGCCGCGTTCATCCGGCAGGCGTTCAGCCGCTACATGGAGCCCAAGCTCATCGAGCAGATGATCGAGGAGAACCAGCTCCCGCGCCTGGATGGCGAGGAGCGGGAGATCACCGCGTTCTTCAGCGACATCCGCGGCTTCTCCACCTTCTCCGAGCGCTTCCGGGAAGATCCCCGCGCGCTGGTGCGCGTGCTCAACATGTACCTGACGCGGGTCAGCTCGTCGCTGCTCCAGGAAGGCGGGTGCCTGGACAAGTACATCGGCGACGCGGTGGTGTGCCTGTTCGGAGCGCCCATCAACCACACGGACCACGCTGTGCGCGCCTGCCGCGGGGCCCTGAGGGCCAAGGCCGAGGTCGAAGCGCTCCGCAACGACTTCCGCCAGCAGGGACTGCCCGATGTCTACACGCGCATCGGCCTCAACAGCGCGAAGCTCTTCGTGGGCAACTTCGGCAGCGAGCAGCTCTTCGATTACACCGCCATCGGGGACGGGATGAACCTCGCGGCGCGGCTGGAGGGCGCGAACAAGGCCTACGGCACGCTCATCATGATCGGCCCGAATACCTACGCGCGAGCCAAGGACGCCATCGAGGTGCGCGAGCTGGACAACGTGCGGGTGGCGGGCAAGACCGAGGCGGTGACGGTGTACGAGTTGCTGGCGCTCAAAGGCGAGCTGACGGCCACCACACGCGAGACGGTGGCGCGCTACCACGAGGCGCTCACGCTCTACCGTCAAGCGCGCTTCGCGGAGGCGGCCGCCGTGCTGGAGAAGCGGTTGGCCCAGGCCCCCGAGGACGGCCCCACCGCCGTGCTGCTGGCGCGCTGCCGCAATTTCGAGAAGTCTCCCCCCCACCCCTTCGATGGGGTGACGAACCTGGACAAATGA